A single region of the Rhizophagus irregularis chromosome 27, complete sequence genome encodes:
- a CDS encoding uncharacterized protein (CAZy:GT69): MNNSDLSIEGKSICEDTDNLIKDSTVNIENDQEFLGWTPYEKFKQNIKKSCKLMIRLYLSVKRRIFGRKKLGRVILIVILLVTLWKLWSITSLPPNDVSQRKIFIAANFYNNEDILPNFSEQLLELVQILGPENVYISIFENGSKDNTKLFLQTLQSTLNSIDIANTIIIDDTPKYYIGRRIPYLANLRNRVLEPLLEQAEKENHFDKVLFFNDIIWKVSDILTLLRTNGYSYDAACAMDFYWTFYDTFATRELPSPNISYPWPPTPYYPFFYDTTAQQQIYNGESVQVFSCWNGVVIMNAEPFVKHGIKFRALMPQDKELPFEASECCLIFSDFKKVGYDKVFINPNVKVSYVYRFYLWSNYFLSLIDRFFFRYFNHPTPPSLFSYEGIRMQEVMKDAVRFNVTKLDRICVQ, encoded by the exons atgaataattctGATTTGTCAATTGAAGGCAAAAGCATTTGTGAGGACAccgataatttaattaaagattcaaCAGTTAACATCGAAAATGATCAGGAATTTTTGGGCTGGACACCATACGAGAAATTTAaacaaaacataaaaaaatcttgCAAACTAATGATAAGGTTATATCTGTCGGTTAAGAGACGGATATTTGGGCGGAAAAAGCTGGGAAGAGTAATTTTAATAGTGATATTGTTAGTGACGCTGTGGAAGTTGTGGAG TATAACCAGCTTGCCACCAAACGACGTATCGCAACGAAAGATATTTATTGCagcaaatttttataacaatgaagatatattaccaaattttaGTGAGCAACTGTTGGAACTTGTGCAAATATTGGGACCAGAGAACGTTTACATATCGATATTCGAGAATG GCAGTAAAGACAACACCAAACTCTTTCTCCAAACCCTTCAATCCACTCTTAATAGTATAGACATAGCAAACACCATAATTATAGACGACACgccaaaatattatattggtAGAAGAATACCTTATTTAGCCAACCTACGAAATAGAGTGCTAGAACCATTACTTGAACAAGCAGAGAAAGAAAATCATTTTGATAAAGTTCTATTTTTCAATGATATAATATGGAAAGTATCAgacattttaacattattgaGGACAAATGGATATAGTTATGATGCTGCATGTGCCATGGATTTCTACTGGACCTTTTATGACACTTTTGCCACAAGAGAACTACCATCACCTAACATAAGCTATCCCTGGCCTCCTACCCCCTATTATCCCTTCTTCTATGACACAACAGCCCAACAACAAATATACAACGGCGAATCAGTGCAGGTATTCAGTTGCTGGAATGGTGTGGTGATTATGAATGCCGAACCATTTGTGAAACATGGTATAAAGTTTCGGGCACTAATGCCGCAAGATAAGGAATTACCTTTTGAGGCGAGCGAGtgttgtttaatttttagtgATTTCAAAAAGGTTGGGTATGATAAAGTGTTTATCAATCCAAATGTGAAA GTTTCCTACGTATACCGTTTTTACCTTTGGTCCAACTACTTTCTTTCACTTATcgaccgatttttttttcgatactTCAACCATCCAACACCGCCATCATTATTCTCTTATGAAGGGATACGAATGCAAGAGGTGATGAAGGATGCAGTGAGATTCAATGTGACGAAATTGGATAGAATTTGCGTGCAATAA
- a CDS encoding uncharacterized protein (SECRETED:cutsite_LLS-DE; SECRETED:prob_0.4452); SECRETED:SignalP(1-22): MKFYILCILLSLSITTVSPLLSDETDQTKFTECEGGPYPNTITNILISPNPLVIGQSASYTFNGTRNVEILKGSTIGFLIIDENYETILETKDDFCSIVETTNEKCPLPIGDYEFTYGLNIYSNKESSPENLDKPPKTCLYQLIIRDPKDIILSCIQGPVDLSYVFTASNNGF; this comes from the exons atgaaattttatatcttatgTATCTTACTTTCACTTTCAATAACTACAGTCAGTCCTCTATTATCCGATGAAACCGATCAAACAAAATTTACTGAATGTGAAGGAGGACCTTATCCAAATACCATAACAAATATACTAATATCTCCTAATCCATTAGTAATAGGACAAAGCGCCTCATATACATTTAATGGAACACGAAATGTAGAAATCCTTAAAGGCTCCACAAtaggatttttaataatcgatgaaaattatgaaacaaTACTGGAAACGAAAGATGATTTTTGTTCAATTGTAGAAACAACAAATGAAAAATGTCCTTTACCTATTGGAGATTATGAATTTACTTATGgattaaatatttacagcAATAAAGAATCATCTCCTGAAAATCTTGATAAACCACCGAAGACTTGTCTTTATCAACTAATAA TTAGGGATCCGAAAGACATTATTTTATCTTGTATACAAGGTCCTGTTGATTTATCTTATGTTTTTACAGCCTCAAATAAcggtttttaa